TTACACCCATCCACCTCTATATGGGTCAACGCGTGGTCCTGGAGCCCCCTGCAGCCTCCTATCACCCAGACTAGCTGGTCATTACACCCATCCACCTCTATATGGGTCAACGCGTGGTCCTGGAGCCCCCTGCAGCCTCCTATCACAGACTAGCTGGTCATTACACCCATCCACCTCTATATGGGTCAACGCGTGGTCCTGGAGCCCCCTGCAGCCTCCTATCACAGACTAGCTGGTCATTACACCCATCCACCTCTATATGGGTCAACGCGTGGTCCTGGAGCCCCCTGCAGCCTCCTATCACAGACTAGCTGGTCATTACACCCATCCACCTCTATATGGGTCAACGCGTGGTCCTGGAGCCCCCTGCAGCCTCCTATCACAGACTAGCTGGTCATTACACCCATCCACCTCTATATGGGTCAACGCGTGGTCCTGGAGCCCCCTGCAGCCTCCTATCACAGACTAGCTGGTCATTACACCCATCCACCTCTATATGGGTCAACGCGTGGTCCTGGAGCCCCCTGCAGCCTCCTATCACAGACTAGCTGGTCATTACACCCATCCACCTCTATATGGGTCAACGCGTGGTCCTGGAGCCCCCTGCAGCCTCCTATCACAGACTAGCTGGTCAATACACTCATCCACCTCTATATGGGTCAACGCGTGGTCCTGGAGCCCCCTGCAGCCTCCTATCACAGACTAGCTGGTCATTACACCCATCCACCTCTATATGGGTCAACGCGTGGTCCTGGAGCCCCCTGCAGCCTCCTATCACAGACTAGCTGGTCATTACACCCATCCACCTCTATATGGGTCAACGCGTGGTCCTGGAGCCCCCTGCAGCCTCCTATCACAGACTAGCTGGTCATTACACCCATCCACCTCTATATGGGTCAACGCGTGGTCCTGGAGCCCCCTGCAGCCTCCTATCACAGACTAGCTGGTCATTACACCCATCCACCTCTATATGGGTCAACGCGTGGTCCTGGAGCCCCCTGCAGCCTCCTATCACAGACTAGCTGGTCATTACACCCATCCACCTCTATATGGGTCAACGCGTGGTCCTGGAGCCCCCTGCAGCCTCCTATCACCCAGACTAGCTGGTCATTACACCCATCCACCTCTATATGGGTTGAATatcgctgtccatcaatgattcccaataAAATCTACTGTGCTTGAGCAATTTCAACAAATAAAATATTGATGTTGCCACTAAGAGTTGTGCAGAGTTGGTAGAATCTGATTCTAAATGATTTCCAGCTGTATTGGCTGCCCAAGGCGCTTCCACCAATCAAGACATCTTCGTTTTTTTTATGTCTTATAAATATACTAGACTTTTTTTTTACTTATAAAAATGTGAAGCGGGTTGTGTAGATCAGTAAGAACAAAtatgagggaaagagagagactgacctGCTATGGCAGCTCTGATGTTCTCCTTACAGGTGTCCCAGTATTCTGTTCCACACACACCCAGAGAGTTCCTCCCTAGACCTACTACTGCTATACACGGGAAGTCCTGTatacacgcgcacacgcacgcacacacacacacacgcacgcacgcacgcatgcgcaCCGCATGCgcacgcgcgcacgcacgcacgccacGCCTACGCACGCACGCTTACGCTACGCcttgcatgcacgcacgcacgcacgcctaCGCACGCCTtacgcgcgcacgcacgcacgcgcgccgCAGCACGCCAGCGTACGCACATACGCACGCAGCGCCACGCACGCATGCCGCGCGCACGCACCAGCGCACGCGCACGCATACGccgcacacgcgcacgcacgcgctacgccacgcacgcacgcgccgcgcacgcgcgcacgcaccgcacgcgcacgcgcacgcgcgcacacgccgcacgcacgcacgcaccgtACGCATGCATACGCACtgcatacgcacgcacgcacgcacacacacacacacacacacacacacacacacacacacacacacacacacacacacacacacacacacacacacacacacacacacacacacacacacacacacacacacacacacacacacacacacacacacacacaggtaattattgcatgtgttatttcatagttttgatgtcttcactattattaaaaattaaatgtagaaaatagtaaaaataatggaaaaacccttgaatgagtaggtgtgtccaaactttggactggtactgtgtgtgtgatataaatatatatattacctCATGAAGACCGTAGAATATTCTGTTAATATAGTTAATATATGTGTTACCTCATGAAGACCGTAGAATATTCTGTTCATATAGTTAATATATGTGTTACCTCATGAAGACCGTAGAATATTCTGTTCATATAGTTAATATATGTGTTACCTCATGAAGACCGTAGAATATTCTGTTCATATAGTTAATATATGTGTTACCTCATGAAGACCGTAGAATATTCTGTTCATATAGTTAATATATGTGTTACCTCATGAAGACCGTAGAATATTATGTTCATATAGTTAATATATGTGTTACCTCATGAAGACCGTAGAATATTATGTTCATATAGTTAATATATGTGTTACCTCATGAAGACCGTAGAATATTCTGTTCATATAGTTAATATATGACGTTACCTCATGAAGACCGTAGAATATTCTGTTCATATAGTTAATATATGTGTTACCTCATGAAGACCGTAGAATATTCTGTTAATATAGTTAATATATGCGTTACCTCATGAAGACCGTAGAATATTCTGTTCATATAGTTAATATATGCGTTTACCTCATGAAGACCGTAGAATATTCTGTTCATATAGTTAATATATGTGTTACCTCATGAAGACCGTAGAATATTCTGTTCATATAGTTAATATATGTGTTACCTCATGAAGACAGTAGAATATTCTGTTCATATAGTTAATATATGCGTTACCTCATGAAGACCGTAGAATATTCTGTTCATATAGTTAATATATGTGTTACCTCATGAAGACCGTGAGAATATTCTGTTCATATAGTTAATATATGTGTTACCTCATGAAGACCGTAGAATATTCTGTTCATATAGTTAATATATGTGTTACCTCATGAAGACCGTAGAATATTCTGTTCATATAGTTAATATATGTGTTACCTCATGAAGACCGTAGAATATTCTGTTCATATAGTTAATATATGTGTTACCTCATGAAGACCAGTAGAATATTCTGTTCATATAGTTAATATATGCGTTACCTCATGAAGACCGTAGAATATTCTGTTCTTCCCTTTCTTCAGACCTGGTCCTGATCTGAGGAGTTACCAGGGAGGGTGTTATTTACACCAGTCAACTCTCTCTCATGCTTACAGATAGTCTGTGTGTGAGGTGGACTCTTACAGATAGTCTGTGTGTGAGGTGGACTCTTACAGATAGTCTGTGTGTGAGGTGGACTCTTACagatagtctgtgtgtgtgaggtggacTCTTACagatagtctgtgtgtgtgtgaggtggacTCTTACAGATAGTCTGTGTGTGAGGTGGACTCTTACAGATAGTCTGTGTGTGAGGTGGACTCTTACAGATAGTCTGTGTGTGGGGTGGACTCTTACAGATAGTCTGTGTGTGGGGTGGACTCTTACAGATAGTCTGTGTGTGAGGTGGACTCTTACagatagtctgtgtgtgtgaggtggacTCTTACagatagtctgtgtgtgtgaggtggacTCTTACAGATAGTCTGTGTGTGGGGTGGACTCTTACAGATAGTCTGTGTGTGAGGTGGACTCTTACAGATAGTCTGTGTGTGAGGTGGACTCTTACAGATAGTCTGTGTGTGCGGTGGACTCTTACAGATAGTCTGTGTGTGAGGTGGACTCTTACAGATAGTCTGTGTGTGGGGTGGACTCTTACAGATAGTCTGTGTGTGAGGTGGACTCTTACAGATAGTCTGTGTGTGCGGTGGACTCTTACA
The Coregonus clupeaformis isolate EN_2021a unplaced genomic scaffold, ASM2061545v1 scaf1492, whole genome shotgun sequence DNA segment above includes these coding regions:
- the LOC123487172 gene encoding cytosol aminopeptidase-like, whose translation is GLVLGVYETEKEEDSLHLTEAAAGVDRVLSGKLTELLKISGPGLKKGKNRIFYGLHEDFPCIAVVGLGRNSLGVCGTEYWDTCKENIRAAIAGGCRGLQDHALTHIEVDGCNDQLVCDRRLQGAPGPRVDPYRGGWV